GACACTCGATGAAAGACAATCTCTGGAGGTGTCATCCGAATCATCGCACTTGCGGTTTCAACGTATTGTTCTAATGATGGCGCATCCAATCTGCCCGCTTTCCAAGCTTTAGCCATAGTACTCCCTTCAACAATATGCAGACTATGAAGCTTAATACCATCGGTCCCTACCTCTAGCACTTTACTCAGCGTGCTCAGATTGTCCTCATGAGTCTCCTTTGGTAGGCCAACTATCAGGTGAGTGCACACTTTAATACCCATAGCCCGCGCACGGTGAGTAATTTCAGCGTAACACTCGAAGTCATGACCACGATTAATACGTTTCAGAGTCTCATTATTAGCAGTTTGCAGGCCCAGCTCCAACCAAATTTCATAACCTTGTTGAGCATAACCAGACAAAAGATCTAACACGGCATCTGGCACACAATCAGGCCTTGTCCCGACACAAAGCCCAACTATGTCGGCTGTTTTCAAGGCCTGCTCATACATACTTTTCAGCACTTGCACTTCTGCATAAGTGCTGGTGTAAGCTTGAAAATACGCTAAGTACTTCTTCGCTCTGCGAACTTCATTGGCACGATCATTCAGTTGCTCACCAATACTCTTAATCTGGCTTTTTTCATCAGCAAATGAAGCAACATTGCAGAATGTACATCCACCTCTGCCTATCATGCCATCTCTATTTGGGCAACTGAAACCGCCATGCAGTGTCAGTTTATGGACCTTCTCTCCATATCGTCGCTGTAGATCTTGCCCAATCGTATTGACCATCTCATGTAGCTGCATATTTCTCTTACACACCAAATAGGAATAACTATCATTTCGATTTGTGTAATTAAATTACAACAATGAAAAATTAACAGGTCAGAATTTAAAGATTTAAAACAGCTAAGCTTTATCTAAAATCAATAAAAATGCATAAAATTAAGCACAAAAAGCAATTGTTAAGCAAAAGTTAAACATAAATACAATAACAGGACCTAAAAAACTACTCGACTTCCTCGAATTTTGATTGCAATTAAGCTGGACAAAATTGTAGGATAATTTCAGATTTTAGTTTTATTTGTGTATTTAATTACACAATCATTTACTAAAACGTCGGTGTTTTCCAACTCCCACCTATATAAATCACTAAATAGTGATACAAAAAACATGGATTACACCAAGGATTGTTTTTCTCGCAATATTTTTCCTGCGAGATACGGAATGGAATCAAAGTCGCCAACTTCGGA
This sequence is a window from Vibrio coralliilyticus. Protein-coding genes within it:
- a CDS encoding TIGR01212 family radical SAM protein (This family includes YhcC from E. coli K-12, an uncharacterized radical SAM protein.), with the protein product MQLHEMVNTIGQDLQRRYGEKVHKLTLHGGFSCPNRDGMIGRGGCTFCNVASFADEKSQIKSIGEQLNDRANEVRRAKKYLAYFQAYTSTYAEVQVLKSMYEQALKTADIVGLCVGTRPDCVPDAVLDLLSGYAQQGYEIWLELGLQTANNETLKRINRGHDFECYAEITHRARAMGIKVCTHLIVGLPKETHEDNLSTLSKVLEVGTDGIKLHSLHIVEGSTMAKAWKAGRLDAPSLEQYVETASAMIRMTPPEIVFHRVSSAARRPTLLAPLWCENRWLAMTELEQTLQRDGAQGSLINQPFVYIKPLINTEKSAIS